The following DNA comes from Mucilaginibacter jinjuensis.
AAGGCCACGAAGTAATCATCATCAGCGCCTCTGCCGAAAACTGGATTAATCCCTGGGCTATTGAGCAGGGCATTAAAACGGTATTGGCTACGCAATTACAGGTAATTGATGATAAAATTACAGGGGTATTCCTAACCAAAAACTGCCACGGACCAGAGAAAGTAGCCCGCCTGCTTGCCGCCTATCCCGACCGCAAGAATTATATTCTCTATGCCTACGGCGATAGTAATGGTGATAAAGAGTTACTGGCTTTTGCAGATCATTCGTTTTACAGGAGCTATTAAACACGATTATTAATAACTCAGCGCGTCATTGCGAGGAACGAAGCAATCCCCGACCTACAAAGCCGCTCTGTAAAGTTCGCGATTGCTTCGTTCCTCGCAATGACGCGCTGGGGAGGATGCATTAATAGGAAATAAAAAGGGCCGATGTTGTACACATCGACCTTTTTTTCTTTTATATCGTATTCTAATTAAATACTTACTTCTTCTTTAACCTCTTCTACCCTGTTCGGTCTGCCGTTTTTAAAGGCTTTGCGTGGGGTTAGGCCTAACAGCTCAAACATGGCCATATCGGTATCAAAAGATGGGTTTGGTGTGGTTAACAGTTTCTCGCCTGCGAAGATGGAGTTAGCGCCTGCCATAAAACATAATGCTTGCTCAATAGTACTCATCTCTGTACGGCCTGCCGATAAACGTACTACCGTTTTAGGCATTACGATGCGTGCAGTAGCAATCATGCGTACCATATCCCAAACAGAAACACGTGGCTGGTCGGCCAGTGGCGTACCTGCTACCGGCACCAATGCGTTGATTGGTACAGACTCGGGGTGTTTAGGCATGTTAGATAATGTTTTCAGCATCGAGATCCGATCTGCAACGGTTTCACCTAAACCAATGATGCCGCCGCTGCAAACGCTGATCTTGGCTTTACGCACGTGATCCAGGGTTTGTAAACGATCATCATAAGTACGGGTGGTGATAATTCGCTTGTAATCATCTTCAGACGTATCTAAATTGTGGTTATAGGCATAGAGGCCCGCATCAGCCAAACGTTGCGCCTGGCTTTCGGTAAGCATACCCAGGGTACAGCAAACTTCCATACCAAGGTCGTTAACGGCGGTAACCATTTCCAGTACCTTGTCGAAATCGCGGTTATCGCGTACTTCGCGCCATGCGGCACCCATACACAAACGTGATGCACCGCCTGCTTTAGCTTTTTCGGCAGCAGCAATTACTTCTTCTTTAGGTAATATAGCATGCACGTTTACACCTGTGTTATAACGTGCCGCCTGCGGGCAATACGCACAATCTTCAGGGCAACCACCTGTTTTTACAGAAATCAGCGAGCTGATCTGTACTTCGGCATAATCTTTATTTTCGCGGTGAACAGTTGCTGCCTGATAAATCAGGTCCAGTAATGGGGTGTGATATATTTCAGCAATCTCCTCTTTCGTCCAGTTGTATCTTACTTCAGTCATGTGTGATGAAATTATAAAGCTTCAAATTTATAATAAAAGTGCGGATGCTAACCATAAAGGCAGCAAAAAGCCTATGCAGTCTGTAAAAGTTGTAATAATTATTGATGATGCCACTGCGGGGTCAATTCCCAAACGCTTCAATAACAATGGAATGGATGCTCCGGTTAAACCTGCAACAATAAGGTTACCCGTCATGGCTAAAAACAAAACAAGGCCCAGCATTGGGTTGGCATCATAAAATAAAGCTACCACTAATACAATGATACCGTTAACGGCGCCATTAATCATCCCTACTAAAAACTCTTTTAATACGGTATTGTAGGCCTGCGCATCTGTTAAATCACTTAATGAGATACGCCTTACCGTAACAGCGAGGGCCTGTGTGGCTGCATTGCCACCCATACCCGCAATAATGGTCATGTAGGCAGCTATAATGGGTAGCTTGGCTTCTAAATTACCAAAATGCCTGATAACTGAGGCTGCTAAGAAAGCAGTACCCAGGTTAATAATTAACCATGGTAAACGGCTTTTTACGGCATCTTTCCAGTTACCGCTCAATTCTTCATCTTCAGATACACCGGAGATCTTCAAAATGTCCTCGGTATTCTCTTCTTCCATTACGTCGATGATGTCATCAATGGTAATGCGGCCGAGCAGTTTCAGGTGGTCGTTCACCACCGGGATACTGGTTAGGTTATATTGCGACATCAAGCGGGCCACCTCTTCCTGGTCAACTTCGGCTTTAACGTAAACGTAATCTGTTTTTAAAAGATCGTGCACCATTACATCCGGTTTGGATTTAATGATATCCTTCAGCGACACAATACCTTGCAGAATATCACGATCGTTAACAGCGTAAATAGTATAAAACTCTTCCTTCTCCTCCGACTGTCTAATTACTTCTTCCAGTGCGTCTTTTTTATTGAGGTTGGCATTGAGTTTAATAACGTCGGTGTTCATCAAACCGCCGGCCGTATCCTCGTCGTAATGTAACAGGGCACGGATGTTGGTGGCATCCTCCTGGTCGATATGTTCTAATACCTGTTCCTGCTCGTGTTCTTCGAGTTGGGAGATAATATCCGTCGCATCATCGTAATCCAGTTCTTCAATAATCTCCGAACGTTTCTCGGGATGAAGATTAAACAAGATCTGCTCGGGGTGGTTCTCCTCGTCCATTTCGGAGATAACTTCCGAAGCAATGTCAGATGGCAGAACATTGATAATTTTTTCGCGCTCTTCGGGGGTAAGCCGTT
Coding sequences within:
- the bioB gene encoding biotin synthase BioB, which gives rise to MTEVRYNWTKEEIAEIYHTPLLDLIYQAATVHRENKDYAEVQISSLISVKTGGCPEDCAYCPQAARYNTGVNVHAILPKEEVIAAAEKAKAGGASRLCMGAAWREVRDNRDFDKVLEMVTAVNDLGMEVCCTLGMLTESQAQRLADAGLYAYNHNLDTSEDDYKRIITTRTYDDRLQTLDHVRKAKISVCSGGIIGLGETVADRISMLKTLSNMPKHPESVPINALVPVAGTPLADQPRVSVWDMVRMIATARIVMPKTVVRLSAGRTEMSTIEQALCFMAGANSIFAGEKLLTTPNPSFDTDMAMFELLGLTPRKAFKNGRPNRVEEVKEEVSI
- the mgtE gene encoding magnesium transporter, with protein sequence MQSFEINKSDLLKIKNALEANDTELQRVLGEYHASEIAILFERLTPEEREKIINVLPSDIASEVISEMDEENHPEQILFNLHPEKRSEIIEELDYDDATDIISQLEEHEQEQVLEHIDQEDATNIRALLHYDEDTAGGLMNTDVIKLNANLNKKDALEEVIRQSEEKEEFYTIYAVNDRDILQGIVSLKDIIKSKPDVMVHDLLKTDYVYVKAEVDQEEVARLMSQYNLTSIPVVNDHLKLLGRITIDDIIDVMEEENTEDILKISGVSEDEELSGNWKDAVKSRLPWLIINLGTAFLAASVIRHFGNLEAKLPIIAAYMTIIAGMGGNAATQALAVTVRRISLSDLTDAQAYNTVLKEFLVGMINGAVNGIIVLVVALFYDANPMLGLVLFLAMTGNLIVAGLTGASIPLLLKRLGIDPAVASSIIITTFTDCIGFLLPLWLASALLL